The Methylobacterium durans nucleotide sequence GAACGGAGCGTCCTGCGCCCGCAGGGCCGCTGGCGTACTCGCCGACAGCATCGCTCCGACGAGCGATGGCCAAAACATCCTCATGGTTTGACCCTCCCAGAACATCCAGCTTATTCCGCCGCCTCTCCGAGCGGTGCAGCGGACGCCTCCTTGACCGGCCTCCCGCTCGTGATCGGAACCTCCTTGCCGCCGAAGCGCGCGTAGAGGGCCGGTAGGACCACGAGGGTGAGCAGGGTCGCGCTGATCAGGCCGCCGATGACCACGGTCGCGAGCGGTCGCTGCACCTCGGCGCCCGTCTCGGTCGCGAGCGCCATCGGCACGAACCCGAGTGAGGCCACGAGCGCGGTCATCGCCACCGGCCGCAGCCGGGTCATCGCGCCCTCCAGAATCGCCTCGCGCTTCGGCCGCCCTTCGGCGATGAGCTGCTTGATGAAGGTCAGCATCACGAGGCCGTTCAGCACCGCCACGCCCGAGAGCGCGATGAACCCGACCGCCGCCGGCACCGAGACCGGCATGCCGCGCAGCCAAAGGGCGAAGATGCCGCCGGTGAGCGCCAGCGGCACCGCACTGAACACGAGCATCGCGTCGCGGGGTGAGCCGAGCGCCGAGTACAGCAGCAGAAAGATCAGGAAGAAGCACACCGGCACCACGATCATGAGGCGTCGCTTCGCCGAGGCGAGGTTCTCGAACTGCCCGCCCCAGGTCACGTAGTAGCCGGGGGGAAGTCGCACCTGGGTGCCGACCTTTCCTTGAGCCTCCGCCACGAGCGAGCCGATATCGCGCCCGCGCACGTTGGCGGTGACCACCACGCGGCGCTTGCCGTTCTCGCGCGAGATCTGGTTCGGCCCCTCCGTCACCGAGAAGCCCGCCACCTGCTTCAGCAAGACCGAGGTCGCCCGGCCGTTCGGTCCGGGTGGCAACGGTACCGGGATGTTCTCCAGCGCTTCCCGATCCTCGCGCACCTTGTCGGTCAGGCGGACGACGATGGGGAAGCGCCGGTCGCCCTCGAAGACGATTCCGGCGTCCTTGCCGCCAATGGCCGCGCCGATGACCTCCTGGATGGCCCGGTGCTCAAGCCCAGCCGCGCCGCCTCGGCCTTGTTGATCTTGATTTCCAGGAACGGCAGGCCCGCCGTCTGCTCGACCTTGACGTCCTCCGCCCCGTTGATGCCGCGCAGCACCGCCGCGACCTGGTTCGCCGCCTTGAGCATCGGCTCGAACTCCTCGCCGAACACCTTCACGGCCAGGTCGCCGCGGGTGCCCGCCAGAAGCTCGTTGAACCGGAGCTGGATCGGCTGGGAAAACTCGTAGACGTTGCCGGCGAGCTCAGCCACGGCCTTCTCGATCTGCTCCTGCAACTCCGCCTTGCCCAGGGACGGGTCCGGCCATTCCTCTTGGGGTTTGAGGATGACGAAGGTGTCGGACGAGTTCGGCGGCATCGGGTCCGAGGCGACCTCGGCCGTCCCCGTCTTCGAGAAGACGTAGGCGACCTGCGGGAACTTCGAGACCGCCTGCTCCACCTTGAGCTGCATGGCCTGCGACTGCGACAGCGAGGTCGAGGGGATCCGCGTCGCGTTCAGCGCGATGCTCTTCTCGTCGAGCTGCGGGATGAACTCGGTGCCGAGCCGCGTGAACAGCACGGCGGCGCCGACGAGGAGCAGGAGCGCCCCGCCGACGAAGGCGAAGGGCGCCCGCACCGCCGCGCCCAGCACTGGCTGGTAGGCCGCCTTGAGCCCGCGGATGATGAGGTTGTCCGTCTCGGTGACCTTCCCGGTGATGACGATGGCGATGAGGGCCGGCACGAAGGTGAGGGAGAGGACGAAGGCGGAGACGAGCGCGATGATGACGGTGAGCGCCATCGGCTCGAACATCTTCCCCTCCACTCCGGTGAAGGTGAGGAGTGGCACGTAGACCAGGATGATGATGGCTTGCCCGTAAAGGGACGGCTTGATCATCTCCTCGGCCGAGGCCCGCACGGTGGCGAGGCGCTCCTCGGTGTCGAGGGGGCGACCGAGACTTTGCTGCTTCTCGGCGAGATGGCGGAGCGCGTTCTCGGTGATGATGACCGCCCCGTCGACGATCAGGCCGAAGTCGAGCGCGCCCAGGCTCATCAGGTTGGCCGAGATCCCCGCCTCGACCATGCCGGTCATGGTCATCAGCATGGCGACCGGGATGACCAGCGCCGTGATGACGGCCGCTCGGATGTTGCCGAGCAGCAGGAACAGGATGACGATGACCAGGGCCGCCCCCTCGGCGAGGTTCTTGGCCACCGTCTTGATGGTCGCCTCGACGAGCAGCGTCCGGTTGAGGACCGTCTGCACCTCGACGCCCGGCGGAAGGGACTTGCGAATCTGGTTCATGCGCGCGTCGACCGCAGCGGCGACCGTGCGGCTGTTCTCGCCGATCAGCATCAGGGCGGTGCCGACGACGACCTCCTGTCCGTCCTCGCTGCCCGAGCCCGTGCGCAGGTCGCGCCCGATCCGGACCTCGGCGAGGTCCTTGACCCGCACCGGCACCCCGCCGCGCGTCGTGACGAGGACGTTCTCGATCTCCTCCATGCTCTCCAGGCGACCGGCCGCTCGCACGACGTAGCCCTCGCCGTTGTCCTCCAGGTAGCGCGCGCCCTGGTTGGCGTTGTTGGCCTCCAGGGCCCGGGCGACGTCGCCGAAGGACAGGTCGAGGGAGGCGAGCTTCGTCGGGTCGGGCTGGACGTGGTACTGCTTCTCGAAGCCGCCGATACCATCGACGCCGGCCACGCCCGGCACGGTCTTGATCTGGGGCCTGATGATCCAGTCCTGCACCGTGCGGAGATACGCGGTCTGCTCCAACTGGGTGCGCAGGCGCTGGCCCTCCGGCGTCAGGTAGCTGCCGTCCGGCTGCCAGCCCGCCTTGCCGGCGGCCGAGACCGTCCGCTCGCCCGGCTTCGCGTAGTGGATCGACCACATGTAGATCTCGCCGAGACCGGTCGAAATCGGGCCCATGTGGGGCTCCGCCCCGGGCGGCAGGTCCTGTTTCGCCTGGGACAGGCGCTCGGCGACCTGCTGGCGGGCGAAATAGATGTCGAGTTTTTCCGCGAAGACGGCGGTGACCTGCGAGAAGCCGTTGCGCGAGAGCGAGCGGGTGTATTCCAGCCCCTTGATGCCGGCGAGCGCGGTCTCGACCGGGTAGGTGACCTGCTTCTCGATGTCGACCGGCGAGAGCGAGGGCGCGGTCGTGTTGATCTGAACCTGGTTGTTGGTGATGTCGGGGACCGCGTCGACGGGGAGCTTGGTCAGCGCATAGACGCCGAAACCGGCCGCCAGCAGCGCCAGGAGCAGCACCAGCCAGCGCTGGTGGACCGAGAAGTCGAGGATGCGGGAGATCATGCCGATTCTCCTCAATGATCGTGGTCGGCTTCGCTCTTCCCGAGCTCGGCCTTGAGGAGGAAGGTGTTGGCGACCGCGATTTCCTCGCCTGGCCTCAGGCCCGAGACGACCTCGAAAGCGTCGTCGTCGGAGCGTCCGAGCTCGACCTCGCGCTTCTCGAAGCCCTCCTCGGTGCGCGCGAAGACGACGCGCTTGCCCTCGACGGTCTGCAGGGCGGCCTTCGGGATCCGCACGCCGACGGCGTCCTGCGCGATCTCGACCTCGGCGGTGACGTAGGTGCCGGGGCGCCAGGCCATATCCTTGTTCGGAAGTGCCACGACGACCCGGGCGGCGCGGGTGTCCGCATTGAGGAGGGGGCTGACGAAGATCACCTTGCCCCGCTCGTGGCGCTCGCCGCCCTCCTGGCTGGGCGTGACGGTGACGCCGGCACCTTCCTTGACCTTGGCGAGTTCGGAGGTCGGGACCGAGAGCTCGATCCAGACGGTCGAGAGGTCGGCGACCGTGTAGAGGTCGGAGGGGTCGCCCTCCTTGCCCACCGCCGTGCCGACATCGACCTTGCGCTCGACGATCCGCCCGGTGAGCGGGGAGCGCAGCTCGTACTGACGCAGGGTCGAGGTGTTCGGGGTGGTCTCGTCCTGCTTGGCGAGCTTCGCCACCTCCGCCGCGTTCAGCCCGAGCGCCGAGAGCTTCTGCCGGGCGAGGTCCTGGCGCAGGCTCGCCTCCGAGTAGACGGCCTTGGCATTCAGGAAGGCCGACTCGGCCGAGATGCGCTTGTCCCAGAGGGCCTGCTGCCGGTCGAAGTTCGTCTTCTCCAACTCGGCTTTCACCGAGGCGGTGAGGTAATCGCTCTTCGCGTCGGCGACCTCGCGGCTGTCGAGGACGGCCACGACCTCTCCCTTCCTCACGTCGTCGCCCAGGCGCTTGCGCATCTCGGCCACGGTGCCGACGACCCGGGCCGGGACGCGCGCGATCCGGTCGGTGTCGGGCGTGATGGTGCCTGGCACGAGGATGTGGCGGGACAAGGTGCCGCCCTCGGCCTTCACGACCGAGATGTCCTGGTTCCGGACCTGCTCGGCGGTCATCCTGACGTGACCTTCCTCGTCCTCCGCCTCGGAGGGGGGGTGCTCGACGTGGCCGTCGCCGGGCTTGGCCGCGGGCTTGACCGCGGGCTTGCCGTGGTCATTGCCGTCCCCTTCGGCATGGCTGGCCCCCGCCGCCGGCCTGCCGGCTTCGGGGCCCGCGGCGAAGGTAATCAGGGATGGCGGCAGCCCGGCTGTGGTGAGTGTCGTCCGGACGAAGCCGGTGACGGCGGGGGCGGCGACGCCGATGGCGATGCCGACGGCCAGGACGGCCGCGAGGATGAAGAGACGCATGGGGGACCGTTCGGCCGGGACGACGGACGGCCTCGCTGGGCGGTCACGTTCGGTCCCATAGGTTCAGACGAAGCAACGGGCCCGGCGCCGGGTGGGGCGGCCGGGCGGATGCGCCCAGGGGCGCGGGGTCACCTCACGCGCGGGGCGGTCGTGCCAAACGGTCGGGGACGACGGAGGCGAGCGCCTCGGCGAAGCACAAGTAGACCGGGCGCGGAACGTCGGGCGCGGGTGCGACCGGGTCGGCCTGCAAGGTCGCCAGCTGGTGGCAGCCGCAATGGACATGGCAGGTTAGGCCCGGGTCGACGGCCTCACCCAGCGCGGCAGCATCCACGGTGGCCATCTCGGTCCGACCGTGGTGGCGGCCCGAATGGAAGGCCAAATCCTCGGCGAGCCCGGCGGTCGGGGCGACGACGGCCAAGGCCAGGACGAGCGCGAGCATGCGGGCGGCCACCACCCACCAGCCTCGCTTCGCCCAACGGCGCTTATGCCGACCGCCAAAGTCCATCGTCGCCCTTATGTGCGATTCAGGTCCGCCGGCACAAGCCGTCGCCCGACATGCTTGAACCTGCCCTGAACATCGCCCCCGGTCCAATGGGCCGGATTCACCTTGCGATAGCGCGGCGTCTATCCGGACCTGCCAAATCGCACTCCGGCTCGCACCTGTCAGCCGCCGACGGTGACACGGTTCGATCCAGTCACGTTCAGCGGAAAGAGAAATTGCATCAGCACGGATACCGACCAGAAAAAGTCCGGATCTGTTTCGCGGCAGCGCGCGTTTGCGCCGCAACCTCGAATTCAGGAGACCCCCGATGAGGATCACGATCGCCGCCCTGGCCGCCTCGGCCGCCCTGGCCCTCGCCCCCGCCGCCGCGCTGGCGCAGCACGTGGACGTCGGCCCGGGTGGGGTGTCGGTGCATGGCGAACATCATCACGACGACGTCGAGCACACGCACACCACCGTCGAGGAGCATCATCGCGACCGCCCGGTCGTGCATGAGGATCACCACGATGACCATCACGAGAAGACCGTGGTCGAAGAGCACCGGCACTAATCGCTGCGCGCCTGACCAGGGGCCGTCGCGAGGGTGACCGTACCCCGCGGCGGCCCCTTCGCTTATCCGGAGGGCGCGGTCGCGAGCCCCGAGGCTTCCTGAACGGCGCCTTCAGGACGCGTTCAACGGCGGCGTCGCACCCTGGCGCGCTCCGAGATCCGAGAGGAGACATCGATGAGACGGCACCTTGCAGGCTTGATGGCGGCGGCCATCGCTCTCGCGCCGGCGGCGGCATCGGCCCAATATTACGAGTACGGCCCGGGCGTCCGGAGACCTCACGAACACGTAGATGTCTATCGGCACGGCGACCACGACGACGTGGTGGTCCGGCGCCATCACGGCCATCACGACGAGTACGACCGTCCTGCGGCCTTCGAGCGCCGCGGGCACCATCACCATCACGACTTCGACGATTGAGGCAGGAGACCCGCCCCGGCCGCAATGGCCCGGGCCGGGCCGGTCAGAGTACGGCGAGGGGCGGGACCGCACCGCGACCGGCTGTGGTGGAAGGGGCGTCCGCCTCGCCCGCCATGGCGTAGCCGATGCCGGCGGAGAGACGCGCGAAAACCACCGGTGACGGCAGCATCCGCATCACGGCGCCCTCCCGCGATGGCCTTACTTCCCGTCGTGGCCGTGGCCGTGGGCATGGCCGTCGTTCGCGCGGTGCGCCGGCTTGCCGTCCTTCCCGGCTTCCTCGGCCTCGCGCACCCGCGGGTCGTCGCGGTGGGTCGGGCCGCCCGAGACGTTGCCCGTGTTCGGGACCGTCCGTTCCGGGTTCGAGGCGTTGCCGTGCCCGTCCACGGCGAGCGCGGGGGCCGCGGCCGCGGCCAGGATCCCTGCGGCAAG carries:
- a CDS encoding efflux RND transporter periplasmic adaptor subunit, yielding MRLFILAAVLAVGIAIGVAAPAVTGFVRTTLTTAGLPPSLITFAAGPEAGRPAAGASHAEGDGNDHGKPAVKPAAKPGDGHVEHPPSEAEDEEGHVRMTAEQVRNQDISVVKAEGGTLSRHILVPGTITPDTDRIARVPARVVGTVAEMRKRLGDDVRKGEVVAVLDSREVADAKSDYLTASVKAELEKTNFDRQQALWDKRISAESAFLNAKAVYSEASLRQDLARQKLSALGLNAAEVAKLAKQDETTPNTSTLRQYELRSPLTGRIVERKVDVGTAVGKEGDPSDLYTVADLSTVWIELSVPTSELAKVKEGAGVTVTPSQEGGERHERGKVIFVSPLLNADTRAARVVVALPNKDMAWRPGTYVTAEVEIAQDAVGVRIPKAALQTVEGKRVVFARTEEGFEKREVELGRSDDDAFEVVSGLRPGEEIAVANTFLLKAELGKSEADHDH